In the genome of Haemophilus pittmaniae, one region contains:
- the hybA gene encoding hydrogenase 2 operon protein HybA: MDRRKFLKAGLLGGAVSTLPVSAQASETVEPIPGALGMLYDSTLCVGCQACVAECQQVNHTPVNPKGEQIWANNDKLSPFTRNIIQVWSDGDGKNKDKTENGYAYVKKQCMHCVDPNCVAVCPVQALTKDPKTGIVKYDPDICTGCRYCMVGCPFDVPKYDYDNPFGEISKCELCNQKGVERLDKGEIPGCCHVCPTGAIIFGTREELLAEAKRRLSLLRGTEYDYPRQTVNSTDKYRATVPAYQYHVYGEKEGGGTQVLVLSAVPTENLGLPPLEEQATGSRAAHLQHFLYRGLALPLVALAGLTVMTYKNMHGDQIAARIEKQKEAMRQARKEIEEAEDEHHE, translated from the coding sequence ATGGATAGACGCAAATTTCTCAAAGCGGGTTTGCTCGGTGGTGCGGTTTCAACCTTACCTGTCAGTGCACAGGCATCGGAAACCGTTGAACCGATCCCGGGCGCCTTGGGTATGCTATATGACTCGACTCTGTGCGTAGGCTGTCAAGCCTGTGTCGCGGAATGTCAACAGGTCAACCATACTCCTGTCAATCCCAAAGGCGAACAGATCTGGGCAAATAACGACAAACTCTCTCCATTCACCCGTAATATCATCCAAGTTTGGTCCGATGGCGATGGCAAAAATAAAGACAAAACGGAAAATGGCTACGCATATGTAAAAAAACAATGTATGCATTGCGTGGATCCAAACTGTGTTGCCGTTTGCCCGGTACAAGCTTTAACCAAAGATCCAAAAACCGGTATCGTTAAATACGATCCGGATATTTGTACCGGCTGCCGTTATTGCATGGTGGGTTGTCCATTCGATGTACCAAAATACGATTACGACAACCCATTCGGTGAAATCAGCAAATGTGAACTTTGTAACCAAAAAGGTGTGGAACGTTTAGATAAAGGTGAAATTCCAGGTTGCTGCCATGTTTGCCCTACCGGTGCCATTATTTTCGGCACCCGTGAGGAATTATTAGCTGAAGCCAAACGACGCTTAAGTCTATTACGCGGCACCGAGTATGATTATCCTCGACAAACAGTTAATAGCACCGATAAATACCGAGCTACTGTACCGGCCTATCAATACCATGTTTATGGTGAGAAAGAAGGTGGTGGTACTCAAGTGCTAGTATTAAGTGCTGTACCAACTGAAAATCTCGGTTTACCTCCATTGGAAGAACAAGCAACCGGCTCCCGTGCTGCACATTTGCAACACTTCCTTTATCGAGGCTTAGCATTGCCATTAGTCGCCCTTGCAGGTCTTACCGTGATGACATACAAAAATATGCATGGCGATCAAATTGCCGCACGTATTGAAAAACAAAAAGAAGCGATGCGTCAGGCTCGCAAAGAAATAGAAGAAGCGGAGGACGAACACCATGAGTAA